CAGCGCTTTGGTtttgagcgaacgaacaaacatCAATTATCTGGGAAAGCATCGCGGCTACGGTAGGCTGGctttgttcgttcgcttttccgcgCTTACTTCGATGCAAGCAGGGGGGGGACCGGTATCTAACCGCACAAAATGCATTCCAGAGCCCGTGGGCTGTACTATTGTtctttacttttcattttccctgaCGCCACCACTACCGTACTACCCGGGACTGTTAGCTGAAGAATGTGCAGATGCTGCGACGTCATAGTTCACGGAAGAAAAACACGACCAAGGACTCGAACGAtgacgaaccggaaccggatgtcATACCGGCGCAGTTCAATCTGGGTGAGTGGCCATCATCGGGTGCGCTAGTTTCGTGCCATTCGTTCGCTTTCAGGGCTCGTAATaaatccttcttttttttttaattccctttcccctttcacagtgtcgtcatcgccattgcTTTCAACGCCTCAGCACAATGATATTACAACAAGGTTAAAGGTGAGCTGACGCCCCTTTGCTCCGTATGGCGCACTTTACACAGCAACTTCCTAAACCCTTTATTCCAGGATGCGCGATACGATGGCTCGGCAAGCACGGAACCATATCAatcgggtgctgctgcggcaccAGAGGAGGTGGCGGATGCCGTAACGAGTTTAGGCGGGTATCATCAGGGCCACCATCAGCCCGTGCTAACGATGGACAGTGGAGGTATCGGTTcgacaccggacaccgggcTCGAGTACCGGTCGCAGGGTAGCATCGTCGGTATACTACCACCACTGAAGCCGTTCGCATCGAGCTCCGAGCTCGACCTCAACGTGATCAAGGACCGGCTATTGACGACACGAGTCCCCGAGAGTTGCGTTTGACGAGCCACAGACCGCACACGCCGGCCGGTTTGTGGACACTTGGACTTCCTGAACGTGCTGATCGGGGCCCACTCGctaccaccagcggcagctaCTGCGTGAAGCCTTTGTACATAGAGCGTAaaatcgggggggggggggggggggggggggtgaaaagTGAACTCGTAACACCGTGCATATCTGCTAGCTGTCTTTAGGAGTATTCAAGAGAGTGAACGTTATATTAGGAGTACATTCGTTGTTTATGGAGTCgatggaaatcgaaatcgtaGCCAGGAAGAGCTTTTAACAAGGCCATAGTGTCTCACAAAGCAAAACGGGCACGACGTCGCTGATGGTTTGTGTTGGAAGCTGAAGACTTTATGGTTCTCAACAGTCCCACAGGGCATCGACTAATTGGGGATGAAACGATTCTTAATCGAGATCTTTTCTTTATAAAGAATAAACACGCCATTCTCTCTGTTAGCCCGTTTTCCGTATTACGTTCCGTGTTTCGATTTCTTTCCATTATTTGGCATCCTGCACATAGTCACTGACGCAACCATGAAAGgacaaatgaaacaatattAATTGAGAATCAATCCACAGCAGGGATTACAATGAACCGCAATGTTTATTCGTCCCAGATACCGACTTATCACCCACTGCCGCGCAGGTAAACTTGGACCCATTTTAAGCAATCATCATAGTTCTTGGTATCATCGGTAGTATCTGCAAAGTTGATATGCACCGTGTGGTGTCTTTCTAGCAACTCGTTGCAGGCCACACGCAGCCCACAAATGATGCTGATCATTGTGTTTATTGCTGCAGTAAGTTCCATCACGTCCatgtcgtcctcttcctcctttatTGGTCCTCCCTCTTCATCTTGTACCTCATCTGTCTCTTCCACAAACTccacatcgtcgtcatcatcaacaccagccTCATCTTCGGAGACTTGGTCTGCTTTTGGCTTCAACTTTGCTGTCGCTTCCTTGCCGGATGTTTCTTCCACATCGGCTTCACTTTCGTTGGAACGTTTTATGGGCACTGCGGAACCGGTCGAGATGCGATCAGAATGCTCGGACGGTTTCTTATTCGTTTGCTCAGTCGCAAATTCAGCCACATCCTTGTTGGTTGTCGTTCGTTCTACCTTTTTTggactttcttcttcctcgaagCTCATATCGATCACTAATTCCGGCTCTTCATCGGTAGAGTAAGTGTTTTCGGAAATTCGCGTCGACTTGCGGTGCTGATCTTTGGGTTTTTCGGTGTTTTCCGCGACGGTGTCAGCACGGTCCTTCTCAACGAGCGCTTCATCATCTACGGAGCTGGTTTCCTTTTGAGGGTCCTGATCGAAAGTTTTCGGCACAGTTTCATCCTTCGCAGCGGCATCTTCCTCTTCTAGTGTGGTCTCGTCCAACTCggcgtcctcctcctcgcccgtCAAGGATCGAACGTTGAGTATTTGAAACGGCGAATTTTTGTTGGTGGCGATAAGATTAGCCGAATTCCTCCCAGTTTCTGGTTTTGCCGGTTTTTCAGCCAtagttttcttgttttcacttaagcagttttgttttgatttcgatttcatcaaatttGACCACTCAAACACACGATCCATTGTTCCTCCGATACAGTTCGAATACGTATCGGATAAGCGACAGCTCTGAAGTATGACGATGTTGAAATTTTCCAGAAAAACGTCCTCAACAGGTTCAACAGCTATCAAAGAAATTCGAAAAGGATATAACAGTGTCCCACACGATCGCTTAGCATAATTTTCTGCCCACATTTCACTGCGATCCCTGCGAACCCCCGTAATATCACTACATGCTATACGGACTTTATACGACCTAAAGATGCAGCTGCGTTTATTTAAATTGGCCGTTTAAATTCGGAAAAATTGGGCACCTTTTTAAAGGAAATTTGAGGCGAAGATAGCCGCTTTAAAATAGATAATTACTATTCTGACGATTCCGAGACTGGTTGATAATCGATTGGTATGATTTATTACTTTAAATATGCAATTGATTATCGAATCGTTATGTTATGTTCTAAGAACACAGGATCAGGTAGTCAAATTTAGAGTAGAATCACACACGACAGCGAGAGAAAGACGCTAATACGTTTTGAATGCTACCACGTTTCGAGCGACATCGCCTTAACAGGTTTGTTCTAGATGTAGAGTTGCCGGGGAGTTTATCCTCACTCAAAATCGATAACAATCTTCCCCCTGAGGTGCTTCTGTTCGATTCGCTCGTAGGCTTCTACGGTTTTTGCGAAGGGGTACACTTTTTCCACTATAGGCAATAGTTTTCCCTTCTCGACCAGCCGCTGTAGATATGCAATACCTTGTGGAGCGGGCATAAAGTAACCCCATTTCACCGGTCCCTGGCGACTGTTGAGCGCGGTCACATTACTTCGTACGAGTTCGGCCGCATTTCGATACATGCCCGCACCGAACCCGTGCGCGTCGATGTTCTTCAGGACAGGCGAATTAAAGGTAATATACTGATCGAACAACCAGGGCACTTCACTAGCGTACTCGGTCCCCTTGCCGGCACAGTCGAGCACAATATCGAAGCTGCGGAGacggaaacgaacgaattaaTAGATGATTTGCAATTGATTGGGTAGCAGGAACTGGTGGTCACGAGGGCCTTGCATTACCGTCCAACACTGGCAATACTCTGCACATGGGTCGGATCGTTGTAGTCGAGTAGATAGTGCACGCCAAGGTTGCTCACTAACTGCATGGCGTCGGCCGAACAGGTGGCAAACACCTCTACTCCTTCGGCGAGCAACATCTGCACCGCGAGAGTACCCACACCGCCGGAAGCACCAAGTACCAGTACTTTCTTGCCGCGTCCTCCACCGACCGGTGAAATTGCACCGAGCAAATCGCCCAAGTGTCCAGTCAGGTAGAGACCGGACCAGGCCGTTAGCCCAGCATACAGCACGGCGCTGGCATCGATTTTGCTGAGGTTCGAGGGCTTTTTGAATAGCTGCAAACAGAAAAAGTGAAGCATGAATTGCACAACAATTCATGGCGAACGAATGGTGAAACAAATCTTCACATACGCAATACTTTTCTACCGCAACATAATCCGCATGGCAACCTTGCAAGTGCACCGGCACCACGCCCCACACTTCATCACCAACTTCGAGCTCGCGACTGGAGATGCCTAAACCCTTCTGGACGATTTCACCGCAAAAATCTCGTCCTAATACAAGTGGAAACTCGATCCCACCTTCCTTGCAGCGTAATGTGTTTAATACGGAGGCACCGTATCCATCTGCAACGACAAAAAATCATGATGAGCTGTGATTATTCCAGGATCCGCGGGTGCTGCAACTTACTTATCATCGCTACGTCGATCGGATTCACTGATGCGGCCTTCACCTTGACCAGCAGCTGAGTTGGAGATTTTAGGGTGGGCATTTTGATACCGTCGCTGAACTGCACCTCCTCTTGCGGATTCCCGTAGGAGTGGATCTGCCAGCCGGACATTTTTCCGTAGCAGGCGTTTGCGGTTGCCGCAGCGGTTGTTAGTCCACGGACGGAACATAACGCCAAATCGCCAAGCTTCGCTGCGCTTGTCGATAGTAGGATGCACCGAGTAAGTACCATGCTAAGGCCAGAAGGACGCGATAACttattttacaaaatattGCACGGTTGCGAAATTTGGCTCGCTTTTCGTCAGGTGTTTCTTGGTTTGACTTGTCGTGGGGGAttcaaaaagtaaacaaaaccacCCCCTTGACCTTTTACACTACAAACGCGAACGCAACAAGAAGATAAAGTTAAGTACAGGTGAACATATCGCCACATTTCAAACAAGAAATAACTGTAGGAAGTACAATGATCACTTTTGTATATTACCAAATGTTTGAACAAGAACAAGACTTGACTATGCTTGATATAAATTTCTCACTAAAATTGGTTTATTTTAActtaaacagcaacaaagGTTATCAAGAAACCTGAAGTAGGTACTGATGTGCAAATTTTGGTATTTTACTAGTCCTGACCAACATcagctttccttttccttaaACCGTAGTCATCTAGAAAACTAACTCCTGGCCGTCCTTTTAACCTGTCTCACATTAATGTTAATTCTCGTACTTTTGAGATAGTCCTGAATCGGATTCCAGAACGAGATATTTTGGCATTCTTTCCAGCGCAGCGGACAAATGTTTTCCATACCTTTGGAGGCACTTAGTTCTGCTGCCTCAGGAGACTGTGTCTGCCATCGGCTACATTGATCTTCCAGCGGCTCCTCCGAAACGGAGAACACGCGGGGAACTGCATGATAGTACTGTCTGCTTGGCCCACTCATTACAACGATGTCCCCACTCTGTAGCAGTATTGCATCCGGCGTTTCGTTGCGTGTTGGgccaccaaccaaaaaaattGCTGGCCGTCCGAAGCTGTTAAAGAATAAATGGAAAGTAGGTGAAAGACTTTCGTTACACCTGCGGTGGACAACATTTGAATCCCTTAAATACCTTATCGAAAACAAAGGTGCAGTAAGATCATCCTCGGAATGATCCGTATGTCCTGCGAGCGTCGATCCGACCGGATAGAAGTTTACGATCGATGCTTCCGGTGAGAATTGTTTGTAACCGAACGCTGCAGCAAGATAACATACGAGATCGCCAAGATCGTCCGGGAATGGGCTTCGATTGCTATCATCATACGTTTTGTTGGTCCAATCGTAGTGGAAGCCAAGCGTGGCCCAGCGAAGCACCTTTGCTAGCTTCCGTCGTTTCGTAGGGTCACTACAGCTTTGCAGCAACGGCCACCAACCGTTTGGCCCGAGTTGTTCTTCCAACTGCTGCGGTATAATGTTCGTATTTTTGGGTCCAGGATAATCGACTACACACCGCGATGTCCAATAGCGTTGTCCGTCACCGGTGAAAGGGTTggcaaccaccagcaacccgGGCCGACCGGTAACTCGATAGGTACGCCAGCATTCCGGAGATAGTAGGCCGGGAAACTGTGACCCGTTTGACAGTAGATTTACCGGCTGGTGGATGTGAGAAAGCCATGGATCAACCATGTTCTAAGATTGATGTAGAGAGAGTTTCTACACTTTACTCACCTCTAGGCGCTTGTCCGAACCATCGTCTATCCGTATAACATCCTGCAATCcaggtggtggttggttggccttGTAATATTTAAACGACTTTTGAAATCGGTCCAGCAACCCGGAACCTTCATCCATGCCGCTCCTTGTTCACAAACAATttcaaaaacaacacaaacaattccAACTGTCAAAAACAATAGCAAA
The sequence above is a segment of the Anopheles darlingi chromosome 2, idAnoDarlMG_H_01, whole genome shotgun sequence genome. Coding sequences within it:
- the LOC125951261 gene encoding reticulon-4-interacting protein 1 homolog, mitochondrial is translated as MVLTRCILLSTSAAKLGDLALCSVRGLTTAAATANACYGKMSGWQIHSYGNPQEEVQFSDGIKMPTLKSPTQLLVKVKAASVNPIDVAMINGYGASVLNTLRCKEGGIEFPLVLGRDFCGEIVQKGLGISSRELEVGDEVWGVVPVHLQGCHADYVAVEKYCLFKKPSNLSKIDASAVLYAGLTAWSGLYLTGHLGDLLGAISPVGGGRGKKVLVLGASGGVGTLAVQMLLAEGVEVFATCSADAMQLVSNLGVHYLLDYNDPTHVQSIASVGRFDIVLDCAGKGTEYASEVPWLFDQYITFNSPVLKNIDAHGFGAGMYRNAAELVRSNVTALNSRQGPVKWGYFMPAPQGIAYLQRLVEKGKLLPIVEKVYPFAKTVEAYERIEQKHLRGKIVIDFE
- the LOC125949886 gene encoding nucleic acid dioxygenase ALKBH1 is translated as MDEGSGLLDRFQKSFKYYKANQPPPGLQDVIRIDDGSDKRLEPVNLLSNGSQFPGLLSPECWRTYRVTGRPGLLVVANPFTGDGQRYWTSRCVVDYPGPKNTNIIPQQLEEQLGPNGWWPLLQSCSDPTKRRKLAKVLRWATLGFHYDWTNKTYDDSNRSPFPDDLGDLVCYLAAAFGYKQFSPEASIVNFYPVGSTLAGHTDHSEDDLTAPLFSISFGRPAIFLVGGPTRNETPDAILLQSGDIVVMSGPSRQYYHAVPRVFSVSEEPLEDQCSRWQTQSPEAAELSASKGMENICPLRWKECQNISFWNPIQDYLKSTRININVRQVKRTARS